One genomic segment of Protaetiibacter intestinalis includes these proteins:
- the gcl gene encoding glyoxylate carboligase, producing the protein MTRMRTVDAAVLILEKEGATEAFGLPGAAINPFYSAMKTHGGIRHTLARHVEGASHMADGYSRAHAGNIGICIGTSGPAGTDMITGLYAAWADSIPILCITGQAPVAKLHKEDFQAVDIESIAKPVTKYAFTVREPGQIPGAFQKAFQIMRSGRPGPVLLDLPIDVQLTEIEFDIDAYEPLAIEKPAATRYQLEKALDLLTASQRPLIVAGGGIINADASDKLVELAEILSVPVVPTLMGWGAIPDEHPLMAGMVGLQTSHRYGNTTFLESDFVLGIGNRWANRHTGGLDVYTAGRTFVHIDIDPTQIGRVFSPDLGITSDARAALEGLVEIARERSIAGTLPDYSEWAAESAERAATLHRKTHFDNIPIKPQRVYEEMNKAFGKDTTYVSTIGLSQIAAAQFLHVFGPRRWINAAQAGPLGWTLPAALGVVRAKPEDTVVALSGDYDFQFMIEELAVGAQFNLPYIHVVVNNSYLGLIRQAQRNFDMDYHVSLAFENVNAPETDGYGVDHIAVAEGLGCKAIRVKDPAQLGAAFEAARDLLAEHRVPVVVEVILERVTNISMAGADIDKVNEFEELAVTDADAPTATFAVRV; encoded by the coding sequence ATGACCAGAATGCGCACCGTCGACGCCGCCGTGCTGATCCTCGAGAAGGAGGGCGCCACCGAAGCCTTCGGGTTGCCCGGGGCGGCGATCAACCCGTTCTACTCCGCGATGAAAACCCACGGCGGCATCCGGCACACCCTCGCCCGCCACGTCGAAGGCGCCTCCCACATGGCCGACGGATACTCCCGTGCACATGCGGGGAACATCGGCATCTGCATCGGCACCTCCGGTCCCGCCGGCACCGACATGATCACCGGCCTGTATGCCGCGTGGGCGGACTCCATCCCGATCCTATGCATCACCGGGCAGGCACCGGTCGCGAAGCTCCACAAAGAGGACTTCCAGGCCGTCGACATCGAATCCATCGCCAAGCCGGTCACCAAGTACGCGTTCACCGTCCGCGAGCCCGGCCAGATCCCCGGCGCGTTCCAGAAGGCGTTCCAGATCATGCGGTCCGGACGCCCCGGACCGGTGCTGCTGGACCTGCCGATCGACGTGCAGCTGACCGAGATCGAGTTCGACATCGACGCCTACGAGCCCCTCGCGATCGAGAAGCCCGCGGCGACCCGCTACCAGCTGGAAAAGGCCCTCGACCTGCTCACGGCCTCACAGCGCCCGCTGATCGTCGCCGGCGGCGGCATCATCAACGCCGACGCGTCCGACAAGCTCGTCGAGCTCGCAGAGATCCTCAGCGTGCCGGTCGTGCCCACCCTGATGGGGTGGGGCGCGATTCCGGACGAGCACCCGCTGATGGCCGGCATGGTCGGCCTGCAGACCTCGCACCGGTACGGCAACACCACCTTCCTCGAGTCCGACTTCGTCCTCGGCATCGGGAACCGGTGGGCCAACCGGCACACCGGTGGCCTGGACGTCTATACCGCCGGACGCACCTTCGTGCACATCGACATCGACCCCACCCAGATCGGACGGGTGTTCTCCCCCGACCTCGGCATCACCTCCGACGCCCGCGCCGCCCTCGAGGGCCTCGTCGAGATCGCCCGGGAACGCTCGATCGCCGGTACCCTGCCCGACTATTCGGAGTGGGCTGCGGAGAGCGCGGAGCGGGCGGCGACGCTGCACCGCAAGACGCACTTCGACAACATCCCCATCAAGCCGCAGCGGGTGTACGAGGAGATGAACAAGGCGTTCGGCAAGGACACCACCTACGTGTCTACGATCGGGCTGTCGCAGATCGCTGCCGCCCAGTTCCTGCACGTATTCGGCCCGCGCCGGTGGATCAACGCCGCCCAGGCCGGCCCGCTCGGCTGGACCCTGCCGGCCGCACTCGGTGTCGTCCGCGCCAAGCCGGAAGACACCGTGGTCGCGCTGTCCGGTGACTACGACTTCCAGTTCATGATCGAAGAGCTCGCCGTCGGCGCGCAGTTCAACCTGCCCTACATCCACGTCGTGGTCAACAACTCCTACCTCGGCCTCATCCGGCAGGCGCAGCGCAACTTCGACATGGACTACCACGTGTCGCTCGCGTTCGAGAACGTCAACGCACCCGAGACCGACGGGTATGGCGTGGACCACATCGCCGTCGCCGAGGGCCTGGGCTGCAAGGCGATCCGCGTCAAGGACCCCGCCCAGCTCGGTGCCGCATTCGAGGCTGCCCGCGATCTGCTCGCCGAGCACCGGGTGCCGGTCGTGGTCGAAGTCATCCTGGAGCGTGTGACGAACATCTCCATGGCCGGCGCCGACATCGACAAGGTCAACGAGTTCGAAGAGCTCGCCGTCACCGACGCCGACGCACCGACCGCGACCTTCGCCGTCCGGGTCTGA
- a CDS encoding glycerate kinase yields MRVVIAPDKFKGSLWAPDVIRHLEIGLRAAAAEAGYPIDVIGVPVADGGEGTLDAAVAAGFERRTAVVTGPTGLPVTAAFAVRGDEAVIEMAAASGLHLLPDGILDPLGATSEGTGELIRAALDAGSRHITLAIGGSASTDGGTGVLRALGARFLDADESDIRPGGGALITLDKVDLSGLDARLGEAQIVLASDVDNPLLGPNGAATVFGPQKGASRFDISFLELALERYVNRLAAVIGPVAETAARGAGSGAAGGVGYAALVALHARRRPGVDIVLEFARLADLIVGADLVITGEGSLDEQSFAGKTPIGVARVAAHAGIPVIAVCGRTSLDNDALEYVGIQKAYSLTTLATTAADAITRAPELIEQTGRIIGQDIAHRLHPPPQAQPATRRRRWMPHRSNDRAM; encoded by the coding sequence ATGCGTGTGGTCATCGCCCCGGACAAGTTCAAGGGGTCCCTCTGGGCGCCGGATGTGATCCGGCACCTCGAGATCGGTCTGCGTGCCGCGGCCGCGGAAGCCGGGTATCCGATCGACGTGATCGGGGTGCCGGTCGCTGACGGCGGTGAAGGCACCCTCGACGCGGCGGTCGCCGCGGGGTTCGAACGGCGCACTGCGGTCGTCACCGGCCCGACCGGTCTGCCGGTGACCGCGGCGTTCGCCGTCCGCGGCGACGAAGCAGTCATCGAGATGGCGGCCGCGTCCGGGCTGCACCTGCTGCCCGACGGGATCCTGGACCCGCTGGGGGCGACCAGCGAAGGCACCGGGGAACTGATCCGGGCCGCGCTGGACGCCGGGTCCCGGCACATCACCCTCGCCATCGGCGGCAGCGCATCCACTGACGGCGGCACCGGCGTCCTGCGCGCGCTTGGCGCGCGGTTCCTCGATGCGGATGAGAGCGATATCAGGCCTGGTGGCGGCGCTCTGATTACCCTTGACAAGGTCGACCTGTCCGGCCTCGATGCTCGGCTCGGCGAGGCACAGATCGTGCTCGCCAGCGATGTGGACAACCCACTCCTCGGACCCAACGGCGCCGCGACGGTGTTCGGCCCGCAGAAGGGGGCGTCCAGGTTCGACATCTCTTTCCTCGAGCTCGCCTTAGAACGATACGTCAACCGACTTGCTGCCGTTATCGGACCGGTCGCGGAGACCGCGGCCCGCGGTGCGGGATCCGGAGCCGCAGGTGGCGTCGGCTATGCAGCCCTCGTCGCACTGCACGCCAGGCGTCGGCCCGGCGTCGATATTGTTCTCGAGTTTGCCCGTCTCGCTGACTTAATCGTTGGCGCTGATCTCGTTATCACGGGCGAGGGCAGCCTCGATGAGCAGAGCTTCGCTGGCAAGACCCCGATCGGTGTCGCCCGCGTCGCGGCTCATGCCGGGATCCCTGTTATCGCTGTCTGCGGCCGCACATCGCTCGACAACGACGCGCTTGAATACGTCGGCATCCAGAAGGCGTACTCGTTGACCACTCTCGCGACCACCGCCGCCGACGCGATCACGCGGGCGCCTGAACTTATTGAGCAGACCGGCCGCATCATCGGTCAAGATATCGCTCACCGTCTGCACCCACCACCCCAAGCGCAACCTGCTACACGCCGCCGCCGCTGGATGCCGCACCGAAGCAATGACCGCGCCATGTAG
- a CDS encoding hydroxypyruvate isomerase family protein: MTYTVNSSILLTEFPLLERPQRAKDAGFDAVEFWWPFPGSVPGDAELNRFETAITDAGVQLTGLNFNAGDMPGGDRGLVSWVGRESEFRDNIDVIVGIGQRLGTRAFNALYGNRLDGVSPQAQDELAVENLAAAATAVAKIGGIVLLEPVSGADRYPLLTAADALAVIDRVREAAGVDNIKLLADFYHLAVNGDDVAAVIEAHAPDFGHIQIADAPGRGAPGTGDLPLKAWIDRSIELGYTGPIGLEYKQPADTAFDWLTA; the protein is encoded by the coding sequence ATGACGTACACGGTGAACAGCTCGATCCTTCTGACCGAGTTCCCCCTGCTCGAGCGGCCGCAGCGCGCGAAAGACGCCGGCTTCGACGCGGTCGAGTTCTGGTGGCCGTTCCCCGGCTCAGTGCCCGGCGACGCCGAGCTCAACCGGTTCGAGACCGCGATCACCGACGCGGGCGTGCAGCTCACGGGGCTGAACTTCAACGCCGGCGACATGCCCGGCGGTGACCGGGGTCTCGTCTCCTGGGTCGGCCGGGAGAGCGAGTTCCGCGACAACATCGACGTCATCGTCGGCATCGGTCAGCGCCTGGGCACCCGCGCGTTCAACGCCCTCTACGGCAACCGTCTCGACGGAGTCTCCCCCCAAGCCCAAGACGAGCTCGCGGTGGAGAACCTCGCCGCCGCCGCCACCGCGGTCGCGAAGATCGGTGGGATCGTGCTGCTGGAGCCGGTCAGCGGTGCGGACAGGTACCCGCTGCTGACCGCCGCGGATGCCCTCGCCGTCATCGATCGGGTCCGTGAGGCCGCCGGTGTCGACAACATCAAGCTGCTCGCCGACTTCTACCACCTGGCCGTCAACGGCGACGACGTCGCCGCGGTGATCGAAGCGCACGCGCCCGACTTCGGGCACATCCAGATCGCCGACGCCCCCGGCCGCGGCGCCCCGGGTACCGGCGATCTGCCCCTGAAGGCGTGGATCGACCGCAGCATCGAGCTCGGCTACACCGGGCCGATCGGGCTGGAGTACAAGCAGCCCGCCGATACCGCCTTCGACTGGCTCACCGCCTGA
- a CDS encoding 2-hydroxy-3-oxopropionate reductase, whose amino-acid sequence MSNISVIGLGIMGLPIAINLVKAGHTVTGYNRSPERIQKLVDAGGHAARSVAEAATGADVIITMVPDSPDVEAVVSGPDGVFANAAPGALWIDASTIRPDVARHLATEAREAGLRPLDAPVSGGEQGAIDGALSIMIGGIRADVDAAHDVLSAIGKTIVHVGPSGSGQTVKAANQLIVAVNIEALAEAVVFLEAHGVDREAALKVLGGGLAGSKVLDQKGQKLLDRNFDPGFRLALHHKDLGIVTAAAREAGVIIPLGAIVAQLVAATVQRGDGGLDHSALFKQVLELSGRD is encoded by the coding sequence ATGAGCAACATCTCCGTCATCGGCCTCGGCATCATGGGCCTGCCCATCGCCATCAACCTCGTCAAGGCCGGGCACACCGTCACCGGCTACAACCGCAGCCCCGAGCGCATCCAGAAGCTCGTCGACGCCGGCGGTCACGCCGCGCGCAGCGTCGCCGAAGCCGCCACCGGCGCGGACGTGATCATCACCATGGTCCCCGACTCCCCCGACGTCGAAGCGGTCGTCAGCGGCCCCGACGGGGTGTTCGCGAACGCCGCCCCCGGCGCGCTGTGGATCGACGCGTCCACCATCCGCCCCGACGTCGCCCGACACCTGGCCACCGAGGCCCGCGAAGCCGGCCTGCGGCCGCTGGATGCCCCGGTCTCCGGCGGTGAGCAGGGCGCGATCGACGGCGCCCTGTCGATCATGATCGGCGGCATCCGCGCCGACGTCGACGCCGCCCACGACGTGCTCTCCGCGATCGGGAAGACCATCGTGCACGTCGGCCCGTCCGGGTCCGGGCAGACCGTGAAGGCCGCCAACCAGCTGATCGTCGCCGTCAACATCGAGGCCCTCGCCGAAGCGGTCGTGTTCCTCGAAGCGCACGGCGTCGACCGGGAAGCCGCCCTCAAGGTCCTCGGCGGGGGGCTCGCCGGCTCGAAGGTCCTCGACCAGAAGGGGCAGAAGCTCCTGGACCGCAACTTCGACCCCGGGTTCCGGCTCGCCCTGCACCACAAGGACCTCGGCATCGTCACCGCCGCCGCCCGCGAAGCCGGCGTCATCATCCCGCTCGGCGCCATCGTCGCCCAGCTCGTCGCCGCCACCGTGCAGCGAGGAGACGGCGGGCTGGACCACTCCGCACTCTTCAAGCAGGTGCTGGAGCTCTCTGGCCGGGACTGA